One stretch of Armigeres subalbatus isolate Guangzhou_Male chromosome 2, GZ_Asu_2, whole genome shotgun sequence DNA includes these proteins:
- the LOC134213489 gene encoding ATP synthase subunit a-like: protein MSVCACAYVYSCVRPLGRIRNEVSSSFFLFILHFFVLLFSFDFLPSPFFLPTSSLILLSFSFFHLASFFFSSSSFCFFLPFFFPSSKFLISTLFFILFFFLLSSLFFRSFFLLSFFSFLFPSSFFSTLSFFILLFTFLLPFSFHFPFPFFILSSFFPPPSFFLPSCYLLSSLFLLSLFLFYYSASFFLLFIFHLFLSSFFRYFVLLFCSFFFFCFFFFFVLSSFLFFLLFIYFFFLFFLLFFFLSSPFFPSFSSTFLDLFYVSFFLLSSFSVFTSPTQFLSYHIILLTSYSALLISYFSLLISHFSLILSYLTLLTTLLYSTTHS from the coding sequence atgtctgtatgtgcgtgtgCGTATGTCTATTCttgtgtcaggccattaggccgaatcagAAATGAGGTGAGTTCATCCTTTTtcctcttcattcttcattttttcgttcttcttttttccttcgattttcttccttctcccttttttcttcctacttcttccctcatccttctttctttttcctttttccatcttgcttctttctttttttcttcttcttctttttgtttcttccttcctttcttcttcccatCTTCCAAATTCCTTATTTCtaccttattttttattttatttttcttccttctgtcttctcttttctttcgttctttctttctcctttcttttttttccttcctttttccttcttcctttttttctactctttcttttttcatACTTCTTTTTACCTTtttacttcctttttccttccattttccatttcctttctttattctttcttccttctttcctcctccttccttttttcttccttcttgctaccttctttcttccctaTTTCTTCTTTCGTTATTCCTCTTCTATTATtcagcttccttcttccttctttttatcttccatctttttctttcttccttttttcgttattttgtccttcttttttgttctttcttctttttttgttttttcttcttttttgttctttcttcttttctcttttttctcTTATTTATCTActtctttttcctcttttttcttctttttttctttttatcttctcctttctttccttctttttcctctacttttttggatcttttttatgtttcattcttccttctttcttccttctcagtTTTCACTTCCCCTACCCAGTTTCTCAGTTATCATATcatccttctcacttcttactctgcacttctcatttcttacttctcactacttatttcgcATTTCTCACTCATCCTTTCTTATctcacacttctcactactctactctactctactacgcattcctaa